TGGAGATCCCGCAGTCCGAGGAGATCGCGCGCAGAGCCGCCGGACGGACTTCGCGTCGCGCGTGGACGAAGATCGTCGAGACCGCGCCGCCGCATTGCGCATTCCCGGAGCCGGTCCAAGACATGGGGGAGCGAAGCGTCCCGTCGCGCGTGCTCTCGCGTGGACAGAGGCGTTTTGCGTGCAGTCGGAGGGGGCGGGATGGCGCAGGCGATGGGCGAGGGCGAGATGGAGCAGACGAGCACGTTTCGCCCGCGGGTCCTCATCGTCGACGACGATCCGGACTTCCTCGCGATCGCCGAGGCTTCGCTCGAGGCGCACGGCTTCCAGGTCGAGCGCGCGAAGGGCGGCCTGCGCGGCGTCTTCCTCGCCACGCAGGACGTACCGGACGCCGTCCTGTGCGACCTGCGTATGCCCGGCATCGACGGCTTCGTCGTCGCCGAGGCGCTGCGCTCCGACCCCGCGACGCAGAAGATGGCGCTCTTCGCGTGCACCGGCCGGCGTGATCTGTCGGCGCGCGCCAAGCTCGCGAACAGCGCGTTCGACGCGGTCCTGGTCAAGCCAGTCGACTGGGACGAAGCCGCCCGCCTGTTGCGTGACGCGATCCGCGCGCACGCCCACCCGTGAGCCGGATGCTCTCATGCTCC
This DNA window, taken from Polyangium spumosum, encodes the following:
- a CDS encoding response regulator, which produces MAQAMGEGEMEQTSTFRPRVLIVDDDPDFLAIAEASLEAHGFQVERAKGGLRGVFLATQDVPDAVLCDLRMPGIDGFVVAEALRSDPATQKMALFACTGRRDLSARAKLANSAFDAVLVKPVDWDEAARLLRDAIRAHAHP